One window of Pyxicephalus adspersus chromosome 4, UCB_Pads_2.0, whole genome shotgun sequence genomic DNA carries:
- the LOC140328552 gene encoding taste receptor type 2 member 140-like, which yields MTNSTAEDSYKAMVIQNVLLFACLGIILAGLGIQSFVVALNVIDWLKGRSITRADKIITSIGISRFFFHTACLLSLVSMFFVSNIPELIPILISFILQSSTISNIWLSTLLSIFFYFMVSTCSNNVFLRLKAIISRKVVCLIIASVLLSVGYSFFYFLVNDIIFFRNSTHHSISDSQQKQKILAYISFLWSTVPLFMFFMASILLIILLAYHISKMNNHGNSMSNTDTYHRTMKFTVFSFIVFALGIFIIFELQMGFLDILFVGIMVNIYTILQSALLIYVATKLRNQFFRIIRCGTDCLFNKKTSGPQSRERVEVTSAPL from the coding sequence ATGACAAATTCTACAGCAGAAGACTCTTATAAAGCAATGGTAATACAAAATGTTCTTCTATTTGCCTGTCTTGGGATAATACTGGCAGGTCTGGGTATACAATCATTTGTAGTGGCTCTTAATGTCATTGACTGGCTGAAGGGAAGATCAATAACCCGTGCTGACAAAATTATCACCTCCATTGGGATATCAAGGTTCTTCTTTCACACTGCTTGTCTGTTGTCTTtggtttcaatgttttttgtttccaaCATCCCTGAATTAATTCCTATATTAATTTCATTCATTCTGCAATCTTCAACCATTTCCAACATTTGGTTATCCACTCTGCTGTCCATCTTCTTCTATTTCATGGTCTCCACTTGTAGCAACAACGTCTTCTTACGTCTGAAAGCCATCATATCGAGGAAGGTTGTCTGCCTGATCATTGCCTCTGTGCTGTTGTCTGTAGGATACTCATTCTTCTATTTTTTGGTCAATGATATcatattttttagaaattcaaCACATCATTCTATTTCAGACTCACAACAAAAGCAAAAGATACTTGCATATATTAGTTTCTTGTGGAGTACTGTACCACTTTTTATGTTCTTCATGGCTTCCATCCTTCTCATTATTTTACTTGCTTATCATATAAGTAAAATGAACAATCACGGAAATTCAATGAGCAATACAGACACCTACCATAGGACTATGAAGTTTACAGTTTTCTCATTTATTGTCTTTGCATTgggtatatttatcatttttgaaCTGCAAATGggatttttagacattttatttgttggtaTAATGGTGAACATTTATACAATTCTACAATCTGCTTTGCTAATTTACGTAGCAACCAAACTAAGAAATCAGTTCTTCAGGATTATCCGTTGTGGAACTGACTGCTTGTTCAACAAAAAGACTTCTGGACCTCAATCTAGAGAACGAGTGGAGGTGACCAGTGCCCCTTTATGA